Proteins encoded within one genomic window of Candidatus Krumholzibacteriia bacterium:
- the trpD gene encoding anthranilate phosphoribosyltransferase, which produces MIRDTIETLLRRQDLTREAAARLMGAIVSGELTDAQIAGVAIALRAKGETVDEIAGFVTALRGRALRVTPARNTLVDTCGTGGDGTHTFNISTAAAFVAAGAGVHIAKHGNRALSSRCGSTDVLEALGIHEVPAGRVAELIDRTGIGFMFAPAHHPALRHAATARRELGVRTVFNLLGPMANPAFVKRQLVGVFDPVHTETVARVLASLGSEHVYVVHGSDGSDEVTIAGETRVTSLHDGHVETWTFTPESVGIPRASTRALTGGTPEENAGIILAILDGAMGARRDAVVLNAAFVICAGGRAQTIEEGVQAAAESIDSGRARAVVELLRAVTAGMATAAREARA; this is translated from the coding sequence ATGATTCGCGACACCATCGAGACCCTGTTGCGCCGCCAGGATCTCACGCGGGAGGCGGCCGCGCGCCTCATGGGCGCCATCGTCTCCGGAGAGCTGACGGACGCGCAAATCGCCGGCGTTGCGATTGCGCTGCGCGCCAAGGGGGAGACGGTGGACGAGATTGCCGGCTTCGTAACCGCGCTGCGCGGGCGCGCGCTGCGCGTGACACCCGCGCGCAACACACTGGTGGACACGTGCGGTACCGGCGGCGACGGCACCCACACCTTCAACATCTCCACCGCCGCGGCGTTCGTGGCCGCGGGTGCGGGCGTGCACATCGCCAAGCACGGCAACCGCGCCCTTTCCTCCCGCTGTGGCAGCACGGATGTCCTGGAGGCGCTCGGCATCCACGAAGTGCCGGCCGGGCGCGTGGCCGAGCTGATCGACCGCACCGGCATCGGCTTCATGTTTGCACCCGCACACCACCCGGCGCTGCGCCACGCCGCCACCGCGCGCCGCGAACTGGGCGTGCGCACCGTGTTCAACCTGCTCGGCCCGATGGCCAACCCCGCCTTCGTGAAGCGGCAGCTGGTGGGGGTGTTCGACCCGGTGCACACCGAGACGGTGGCGCGCGTGCTCGCGTCGCTCGGTTCGGAGCACGTGTACGTCGTGCACGGTTCCGATGGCAGCGACGAGGTGACCATCGCGGGTGAAACCCGCGTCACCTCCCTCCACGACGGACACGTGGAGACGTGGACCTTCACCCCCGAGTCGGTGGGGATCCCGCGCGCGAGCACGCGCGCGCTCACCGGCGGCACGCCGGAAGAAAACGCCGGCATCATACTCGCCATTCTGGACGGCGCAATGGGGGCGCGCCGTGACGCGGTCGTCCTGAACGCCGCCTTCGTCATCTGCGCCGGTGGTCGCGCGCAGACCATCGAAGAAGGCGTTCAGGCGGCCGCCGAGTCCATCGACAGCGGGCGGGCACGCGCGGTCGTCGAGCTGCTGCGCGCGGTCACCGCCGGCATGGCCACGGCGGCGCGGGAGGCCCGGGCATGA
- a CDS encoding PIG-L family deacetylase — protein MKRLLCVFAHPDDECYGPGGTIAGLALDGAEVFITTFTAGEAGTIGVSKSLDPAELARRRRLELAGACDALGVSGHRVLGAPDRGVASVDADWAVEEILNDIRRLRPQVVLTFHHLGVSGHPDHIAVAGFLDQAFARAGDAGPGLYYEFGLPRVKAALYQRPNLVPMENEEVAAVVPVAAPAMDRKVAAIRCHETQLAFFESLQEKFDYRVVSTPEHFGLRRTRLPRPAAPVGNLFEGIADGP, from the coding sequence ATGAAACGCCTGCTGTGTGTTTTCGCGCATCCCGACGACGAGTGCTACGGCCCCGGCGGCACCATCGCCGGGCTGGCCCTGGACGGCGCCGAGGTCTTCATCACCACCTTCACCGCCGGGGAGGCGGGCACCATCGGGGTGTCCAAATCGCTGGACCCGGCCGAGCTCGCGCGGCGACGCCGGCTGGAGCTGGCGGGGGCGTGCGATGCACTGGGTGTTTCCGGGCACCGCGTTCTGGGTGCGCCCGACCGTGGTGTCGCCAGCGTGGACGCAGACTGGGCGGTGGAAGAGATTCTGAACGACATCCGCCGGTTGCGCCCGCAGGTGGTGCTGACCTTTCACCACCTGGGCGTTTCCGGCCATCCCGACCACATCGCCGTGGCCGGCTTCCTCGACCAGGCCTTCGCCCGCGCCGGGGACGCCGGGCCCGGTCTCTACTACGAATTCGGGCTCCCGCGCGTCAAGGCGGCGCTCTACCAACGCCCCAACCTGGTGCCCATGGAGAACGAGGAGGTCGCCGCCGTCGTGCCGGTGGCCGCGCCCGCCATGGACCGCAAGGTAGCGGCCATCCGCTGCCACGAAACCCAGCTCGCTTTCTTCGAGAGTCTGCAGGAGAAGTTCGACTACCGCGTGGTATCGACGCCCGAGCACTTCGGGCTGCGCCGCACCCGGCTCCCGCGCCCCGCGGCGCCGGTGGGCAACCTGTTCGAGGGAATCGCCGATGGTCCGTAG
- a CDS encoding M20 family metallo-hydrolase, with translation MDKNALSAVIKKIDGYRQDVIDLETEMCKRPALDPTSGGVGEIDKAKYLTAYLEKLGMSVRQIDAPDKRVPSGIRPNLLVELPGRTTAPRVMIIAHTDVVPPGDMGLWKSDPWTLKVDGDKIIGRGVEDNQAGLTSAVMTLKAFIEAGVMPERTISVALVADEETASSWGLSYLLKHHRDVFNREDLIIVPDSGNPLGTEIEVAEKSILWVKVRTVGKQTHGSTPETGINAHKAASYFTVRMQTLYTKFRKRDPLFAPPISTFEPTKREANVPNINTIPGEDVLYFDCRILPVYKVDDVLKEMKRLARETEKKYRVKMEFSIVQKEVAAPPTPADAPVAVAIARAMKELRKRKPKTIGIGGGTVAKYLREAGFPCVVWSTLEEQAHRPNEYAKIPHILDDAKVFAHVALQDS, from the coding sequence ATGGACAAGAACGCCCTCTCCGCCGTCATCAAGAAGATCGACGGCTATCGTCAAGACGTCATCGACCTCGAAACCGAGATGTGCAAGCGCCCCGCGCTCGACCCCACCAGCGGCGGTGTGGGCGAGATCGACAAGGCGAAGTATCTCACCGCGTATCTCGAGAAGCTCGGCATGAGCGTGCGCCAGATCGATGCGCCCGACAAGCGTGTGCCCAGCGGAATCCGTCCCAACCTGCTGGTCGAACTGCCGGGCCGCACGACCGCGCCCCGCGTGATGATCATCGCGCACACCGACGTGGTGCCGCCCGGAGACATGGGCCTGTGGAAGAGCGACCCGTGGACGCTGAAGGTGGATGGGGACAAGATCATTGGCCGCGGGGTAGAAGACAACCAGGCGGGGTTGACCTCCGCGGTGATGACGCTCAAGGCATTCATCGAGGCCGGCGTCATGCCGGAACGCACCATTTCGGTGGCGCTGGTGGCGGACGAGGAGACGGCGAGCTCGTGGGGGCTTTCCTACCTGCTCAAACACCACCGCGACGTGTTCAACAGGGAAGACCTGATCATCGTCCCCGACTCGGGCAACCCGCTGGGCACCGAGATCGAGGTGGCGGAGAAGAGCATCCTGTGGGTGAAGGTGCGGACCGTCGGCAAACAGACGCATGGTTCCACGCCCGAAACCGGCATCAACGCGCACAAGGCGGCCAGCTACTTCACGGTGCGGATGCAGACGCTGTACACGAAGTTCCGCAAGCGCGACCCGCTGTTCGCGCCGCCCATTTCGACCTTCGAGCCCACCAAGCGCGAGGCCAACGTCCCCAACATCAACACCATCCCCGGCGAGGACGTCCTGTACTTCGACTGCCGCATCCTGCCGGTGTACAAGGTGGACGACGTGCTCAAGGAGATGAAGCGGCTGGCGCGGGAGACGGAGAAGAAGTACCGCGTAAAGATGGAGTTCTCCATCGTGCAGAAGGAAGTTGCCGCGCCCCCGACGCCGGCCGATGCGCCCGTCGCGGTCGCCATCGCGCGGGCCATGAAGGAGTTGCGCAAGCGCAAGCCCAAGACCATCGGTATCGGCGGCGGCACCGTGGCCAAGTATTTGCGCGAAGCGGGGTTCCCGTGCGTGGTGTGGTCCACCCTGGAGGAGCAGGCGCACCGTCCCAACGAGTACGCCAAGATCCCCCATATCCTTGACGACGCCAAGGTGTTCGCGCACGTGGCCTTGCAGGATTCGTGA
- a CDS encoding sulfotransferase, whose product MIDRPIFILGNIRSGTTILYNLVAAHPELCWFTYRSDAKPSSNAGAASLRLLGAPLLGALQRRAIIANRPNRVTMHIFPWPAEGDRIYHEYCGFGTQADGLETKLTTEMEARLCAVIEAHLRASGKKRFLSKQTANNRRLDILQRMFPDAVYVHLIRDGRAVASSMLREPWWPDTHVWWLGRKASQWTPEFRDAAELAAVYWQRTVETVREFGARAGNCYLEVRYEQLTRNPRAVVEQIMAHARLAPVPAYLRSLPASLPGSDSKWRSNLNQQQQAHVSEAIGGFLRELGYPA is encoded by the coding sequence ATGATCGATCGTCCGATTTTCATTCTCGGAAACATCCGCTCCGGAACGACGATCCTGTACAACCTGGTCGCCGCCCACCCGGAGCTGTGCTGGTTCACATACCGGTCCGACGCGAAGCCGTCCTCGAACGCGGGGGCGGCTTCGTTGCGTCTGCTGGGTGCGCCGTTGCTCGGCGCGTTGCAGCGGCGCGCAATCATCGCCAACCGGCCCAACCGCGTCACCATGCATATCTTTCCCTGGCCGGCGGAGGGCGATCGCATCTACCACGAATATTGCGGCTTCGGAACGCAGGCGGACGGGCTGGAGACAAAACTGACAACGGAAATGGAAGCGCGGTTGTGCGCGGTAATCGAAGCGCACCTGCGCGCCTCCGGGAAGAAGCGCTTTCTCTCCAAGCAGACCGCCAACAACCGCCGCCTCGACATCTTGCAGCGCATGTTTCCCGACGCCGTCTACGTCCACCTCATCCGCGATGGTCGCGCGGTGGCAAGCTCCATGTTACGCGAACCGTGGTGGCCGGACACACACGTGTGGTGGCTGGGCAGGAAGGCGTCGCAGTGGACGCCCGAGTTCCGGGATGCCGCGGAACTGGCCGCGGTGTACTGGCAGCGCACGGTGGAGACGGTGCGCGAATTCGGGGCGCGGGCGGGCAACTGCTACCTCGAGGTTCGCTACGAGCAACTCACCCGCAACCCGCGCGCGGTGGTCGAACAAATCATGGCGCACGCCAGGCTCGCGCCCGTGCCCGCCTACCTGCGCAGCCTGCCCGCATCGCTTCCGGGCTCCGACAGCAAGTGGCGGAGCAACCTCAACCAACAGCAGCAGGCGCACGTCAGCGAGGCCATCGGCGGGTTCCTGCGCGAATTGGGCTATCCGGCCTGA
- the trpE gene encoding anthranilate synthase component I, protein MLKPTRDEFDAAARRGRIVPLRQRVPADLETPVSAFLKLTRMPGGERARFLLESVERGIQVGRYSFIGVSPSATLRLDGDTVTIDRDGALDRFPLGGRDPLSFVRDEIARVPVLDDSGIPGPFAGAVGYLSYEVARHMEKLPTAAQPGLGLPDYYFMIPRTLVIFDHVRSEMEIVALPPEGLGDGAYDAARGAIEAILAALGGPLPHRNGHHRDTAHATPESNMTREQFEAHVRASKEHILAGDAFQIVVSQRLSAPTSTEPFQIYRALRITNPSPYMFYFDAGDFQLVGSSPEVLVKLEKRRATLSPIAGTRPRGHTAAEDLALEAELLHDEKERAEHVMLVDLGRNDLGRVCDTGSVRTESLMHVEKYSHVMHIVSTVTGKLREGLDGFDLLRACFPAGTVSGAPKIRAMEIIATLESDRRGPYAGALGYFGHQGDMDMCITIRTIVMTGNRYHVQAGAGIVADSDPAREYEETLSKAQALVNAVAVAENGL, encoded by the coding sequence ATGCTCAAGCCAACCCGGGATGAATTCGACGCTGCGGCTCGTCGGGGCCGCATCGTCCCGTTGCGGCAACGCGTGCCGGCCGATCTGGAAACTCCCGTTTCCGCGTTCCTGAAGCTCACGAGGATGCCCGGCGGCGAGCGCGCCCGGTTCCTCCTCGAGAGCGTCGAACGCGGGATCCAGGTCGGCCGGTACTCCTTTATCGGCGTCTCCCCCTCCGCGACCCTGCGCCTCGACGGCGACACCGTGACCATCGACCGCGACGGCGCCCTCGATCGATTCCCCCTCGGCGGGCGCGATCCACTTTCCTTCGTGCGCGACGAGATCGCGCGCGTGCCGGTTCTGGACGACTCTGGCATTCCCGGCCCCTTCGCGGGCGCGGTCGGCTACCTCTCCTACGAGGTGGCGCGCCACATGGAGAAGCTCCCCACCGCCGCGCAACCGGGCCTGGGACTCCCCGACTACTACTTCATGATTCCGCGCACCCTGGTAATCTTCGACCACGTGCGCAGCGAAATGGAAATCGTAGCGCTGCCGCCCGAGGGACTCGGAGACGGCGCCTACGACGCGGCGCGCGGCGCCATCGAAGCCATTCTGGCCGCACTGGGCGGGCCGCTGCCGCACCGCAACGGCCACCACCGCGACACCGCGCACGCCACGCCGGAATCCAACATGACGCGCGAACAGTTCGAGGCGCACGTGCGCGCCAGCAAGGAACACATCCTGGCCGGCGACGCCTTTCAGATTGTGGTTTCGCAGCGCCTCTCGGCGCCCACCAGCACCGAGCCGTTTCAGATTTATCGCGCGCTGCGCATCACCAACCCATCGCCGTACATGTTCTATTTCGACGCCGGCGACTTCCAGCTGGTGGGCTCGTCGCCCGAGGTGCTGGTGAAACTGGAAAAGCGCCGCGCCACGCTTTCTCCCATTGCCGGCACGCGCCCGCGCGGACACACCGCCGCCGAGGACCTGGCGCTGGAAGCAGAACTGCTGCACGACGAGAAGGAACGCGCCGAGCACGTGATGCTGGTGGACCTGGGGCGCAACGACCTCGGGCGCGTGTGCGATACCGGTTCGGTGCGCACGGAGTCGCTCATGCACGTGGAGAAGTATTCGCACGTCATGCACATCGTCTCCACCGTGACCGGCAAGCTGCGCGAGGGACTGGACGGCTTCGACCTGTTGCGCGCGTGCTTCCCGGCGGGCACCGTGTCGGGTGCACCCAAGATACGCGCCATGGAAATCATCGCCACGCTGGAGAGCGACCGCCGCGGGCCCTACGCGGGCGCGCTGGGCTACTTCGGCCACCAGGGCGACATGGACATGTGCATCACCATCCGCACCATCGTCATGACGGGAAACCGCTATCACGTGCAGGCGGGCGCGGGCATCGTGGCCGACTCCGACCCCGCGCGCGAATATGAAGAGACGCTCAGCAAGGCACAGGCGCTGGTCAACGCGGTGGCGGTGGCCGAGAACGGCCTGTAA
- a CDS encoding ferritin, which translates to MISKKMETAINQQINLEIFSAHMYLQMSAYFSSRNLNGFAHWFRLQYQEELVHAGKLFDHVLMRDGNVKLTAVAAPTQTWKSTLAACEAAYNAEVKNTKQINALMDAATKENDHATRVILQWFVEEQVEEESSAMNLVEQVKLTENAAGAILILDRELGGRTPDAGE; encoded by the coding sequence ATGATCAGCAAGAAGATGGAAACTGCAATCAATCAGCAGATCAATCTCGAGATCTTTTCCGCGCACATGTACCTGCAGATGTCGGCGTATTTCTCTAGCCGCAATCTCAATGGATTCGCGCACTGGTTCCGCCTCCAGTACCAGGAGGAACTGGTCCACGCCGGCAAACTCTTCGACCACGTGCTCATGCGCGACGGCAACGTCAAGCTGACCGCGGTCGCCGCGCCCACGCAGACCTGGAAATCCACGCTCGCCGCGTGCGAGGCCGCCTACAACGCCGAGGTCAAGAACACCAAGCAGATCAACGCGCTCATGGACGCCGCCACCAAGGAGAACGACCACGCCACGCGCGTCATCCTGCAGTGGTTCGTGGAGGAGCAGGTCGAAGAAGAGTCGAGTGCCATGAACCTGGTGGAGCAGGTGAAGCTGACCGAGAACGCCGCGGGTGCGATTCTGATCCTGGACCGCGAACTCGGCGGCCGCACTCCGGACGCCGGGGAGTAA
- a CDS encoding aminodeoxychorismate/anthranilate synthase component II, with translation MHLLIDNYDSFTFNIAQALGALGEDVQVVRNDAIDVARAAELSPATLIVSPGPGRPENAGASKALIAYFAEKIPVLGVCLGHQCIVEVFGGSVVRAQHLMHGKVSRVYHDGRTIYDGLSNPFSATRYHSLIAEERSLPDLLEISAYTSEGEVMGVRLKGRPVEGVQFHPESILTPEGVKLFSNFVEGARSRRPVGSA, from the coding sequence ATGCACCTGCTCATCGACAACTACGACTCGTTCACCTTCAACATCGCGCAGGCGCTGGGCGCGCTGGGCGAAGACGTGCAGGTGGTGCGCAACGACGCCATCGACGTGGCGCGCGCCGCGGAACTCTCCCCTGCCACGCTCATCGTGTCGCCAGGCCCGGGCCGCCCGGAGAACGCGGGCGCGAGCAAGGCGCTCATTGCATACTTCGCAGAAAAAATCCCGGTGCTGGGCGTGTGCCTCGGCCACCAGTGCATCGTCGAAGTGTTCGGCGGCAGCGTGGTGCGCGCGCAGCACCTCATGCACGGCAAGGTATCCCGCGTCTACCACGACGGCCGCACCATTTATGACGGGCTCTCCAATCCCTTCAGCGCCACCCGTTACCACTCCCTTATCGCCGAAGAGCGGAGTCTTCCAGACCTCCTCGAGATTTCCGCTTACACGTCGGAGGGTGAGGTCATGGGTGTGCGTCTGAAGGGGAGGCCCGTCGAGGGCGTGCAGTTCCACCCCGAATCCATTCTGACCCCCGAGGGCGTCAAGCTGTTCTCGAACTTCGTGGAGGGGGCGCGCTCGCGGCGCCCGGTGGGATCGGCATGA
- a CDS encoding phosphoribosylanthranilate isomerase, with protein MSRPRVKICGLTRPEDAALAVSLGADFAGVIFADSPRRIDTARAALIRAAVPSALLVGVFRDPSLDEVAEAVRAADLDLLQFHGQETPAFCDEALATTGRPIIKVFNSSRVPEVAQLAAYTTTSYFLFDTSKDDSVPPQARLHDVDAVRRMGFRVFLAGGLTPESVRAAVATAHPFAVDVCRGVESAPGIKDAAALERFMSEVRA; from the coding sequence ATGAGCAGGCCGCGCGTGAAGATCTGCGGCCTGACCCGTCCCGAGGACGCCGCGCTCGCGGTGTCCCTGGGCGCGGACTTCGCGGGCGTCATCTTTGCCGACAGCCCGCGGCGCATCGACACGGCGCGCGCGGCGCTCATTCGCGCCGCGGTTCCGTCCGCGCTGCTGGTGGGTGTGTTCAGGGACCCCAGCCTGGACGAGGTGGCGGAAGCGGTTCGCGCCGCCGACCTCGACCTCTTGCAGTTTCACGGCCAAGAAACACCCGCCTTCTGCGATGAGGCACTGGCAACCACCGGGCGGCCCATCATCAAGGTATTCAATTCCAGCCGGGTGCCCGAAGTTGCGCAGCTTGCCGCGTACACCACCACGTCGTACTTCCTGTTCGACACCAGCAAGGACGACTCCGTGCCACCGCAGGCGCGGCTGCACGACGTGGATGCCGTGCGGCGCATGGGCTTCCGCGTGTTCCTGGCCGGCGGTCTCACCCCGGAGAGCGTACGCGCGGCGGTTGCAACCGCCCATCCCTTCGCCGTGGACGTGTGCCGCGGCGTGGAGAGCGCGCCCGGCATCAAGGATGCCGCCGCGCTGGAGCGATTCATGAGCGAGGTGCGCGCATGA
- a CDS encoding indole-3-glycerol phosphate synthase TrpC, which produces MSFLDRVVAEKRAGVAERRALLPFEVLAARLTKRDLRDFHGAVARSGAIIAELKARTPTIASFVHSGDLLALAGVYHTNGASAISIVTDPSRFGTSLDDIARVRDAVPLPVIAKDFIVDGYQLLEARAAGADAVLLIVRLLDLPELRSLYDLARDLGLDVLVEAHDETEVLAAIATGARIIGVNNRNLDTMAVSLDTTRRLAPLVPDDIVLVAESGIRSRADIDVLTASGARAFLVGGSLLDAPDAGAALRAFTGSTSPEPEALR; this is translated from the coding sequence ATGAGCTTCCTGGACCGTGTCGTCGCCGAGAAGCGCGCCGGCGTCGCGGAGCGCCGCGCGTTGCTGCCGTTCGAAGTACTCGCCGCGCGGCTCACCAAACGCGACCTGCGCGACTTCCATGGCGCGGTCGCGCGTTCGGGGGCCATCATCGCCGAGCTCAAGGCGCGCACGCCCACCATCGCGTCGTTCGTTCACTCCGGCGACCTGCTCGCGCTGGCCGGCGTGTACCACACCAACGGCGCGTCCGCCATCAGCATCGTCACCGACCCGTCGCGCTTCGGCACGTCGCTAGACGACATCGCCCGTGTGCGCGATGCGGTGCCACTGCCCGTGATCGCCAAGGACTTCATCGTGGACGGCTACCAGCTCCTTGAGGCGCGCGCGGCCGGAGCCGACGCCGTCCTGCTCATCGTGCGCCTGCTCGACCTGCCCGAGTTGCGCTCGCTGTACGACCTCGCACGCGACCTCGGCCTGGACGTGCTGGTGGAGGCCCACGACGAGACCGAGGTGCTCGCGGCCATCGCCACCGGCGCGCGTATCATAGGCGTGAACAACCGCAACCTCGACACCATGGCCGTTTCCCTCGACACCACACGGCGCCTCGCGCCCCTCGTCCCCGACGACATCGTGCTGGTGGCGGAGAGCGGCATTCGTTCGCGCGCGGATATCGACGTACTCACCGCATCCGGTGCGCGGGCCTTCCTGGTGGGTGGGAGCCTGCTCGACGCACCCGACGCCGGTGCTGCGCTGCGCGCATTCACCGGCAGCACCTCACCCGAGCCCGAGGCGCTGCGATGA
- a CDS encoding NAD(P)-binding domain-containing protein: MNILHRYTHWLHSRWPAGRVERMPVSNPDGSTNIPGLYVAGDLRGIPLLKFAADSGARVIQTLAADPAFKASRGSGGEVADVAIIGGGVAGAAAALEAKKLGLSTRWFESSEPFSTIVNFPRRKPIFTYPKAMTPAGELKISENIKEALVDELNAQIDNAGLAPEIANVERVRRQGDAFEISLAAAGKARARRVVCALGQSGDFRTLGVPGEHLDKVYNRLHDPADFAGRNVLVVGGGDSAVEAALALSEAGASVTLCYRKDTFSRPKADNLARLQDARGSMRVVMSARVTEIQQDTVQIQTRDGTQRIDNDVVFTMVGREAPLDFFRRAGVKIRGDWTWRTTLAFAGFVAFCVALYNWKSGGALGNLFYQRHWWPVTIADAVGDPNSLIGVIRISASGPSFWYTLAYSLIVVIFGFKRIRRRRTPYVTVQTSVLMAIQVLPLFILPEILLPWLGKNGLLPGGLLDALFPAANYGNGREYWRAYGLILAWPLNVYNVFTAQPLGWWLGISFVQTFVLIPAAIWFWGKGAYCGWVCSCGALAETLGDTQREKMVHGARWNRANMFGQAVLAAAFVLLAVRVYGWMAPGSWADQSFHVALDRYKWIVDVFLAGVVGYGFYFWFSGRVWCRFMCPLAALMHVYARFSRFRISADKKKCISCNVCTSVCHQGIDVMNFANKGLPMQDPECVRCSACVQSCPTGVLTFTRLARDGREIPDRLAASPVRMREG; encoded by the coding sequence ATGAACATCCTCCACCGCTACACCCACTGGCTTCATTCCCGCTGGCCGGCAGGCCGCGTGGAACGGATGCCGGTCTCCAACCCGGACGGATCCACCAACATCCCCGGGCTGTACGTCGCGGGCGACCTGCGCGGCATCCCGCTGCTGAAGTTCGCGGCGGATAGCGGGGCGCGCGTCATCCAGACCCTCGCGGCGGATCCTGCTTTCAAGGCGTCGCGCGGAAGCGGCGGCGAGGTGGCCGATGTCGCCATCATCGGCGGCGGCGTGGCCGGTGCGGCGGCCGCGCTGGAGGCAAAGAAACTCGGGCTCTCCACGCGCTGGTTCGAATCCAGCGAACCGTTCTCAACCATTGTCAATTTTCCGCGCCGCAAACCCATCTTTACTTACCCGAAGGCCATGACGCCAGCGGGCGAGTTGAAGATCAGCGAGAACATAAAGGAAGCGCTTGTCGACGAACTGAACGCGCAGATCGACAACGCCGGGCTCGCGCCCGAAATCGCCAATGTCGAACGCGTGCGCCGGCAGGGGGACGCCTTCGAGATATCGCTGGCGGCGGCGGGCAAGGCGCGCGCGCGGCGCGTGGTGTGCGCGCTGGGCCAGAGCGGCGACTTCCGCACCCTCGGCGTTCCGGGCGAGCACCTCGACAAGGTCTACAACCGGCTGCACGACCCTGCGGACTTTGCGGGCCGCAACGTGCTGGTGGTGGGCGGTGGTGACAGCGCAGTGGAAGCCGCGCTCGCCCTCTCCGAGGCCGGCGCCTCGGTGACGCTGTGCTACCGCAAGGACACCTTCAGCCGTCCCAAGGCCGACAACCTCGCGCGCCTGCAAGACGCGCGCGGCTCCATGCGCGTCGTCATGTCCGCGCGTGTCACCGAAATCCAGCAGGACACGGTGCAGATTCAGACCCGGGACGGCACACAGCGCATTGACAACGACGTCGTCTTCACCATGGTGGGCCGCGAGGCGCCGCTGGATTTCTTTCGCCGCGCGGGCGTGAAGATACGCGGCGACTGGACGTGGCGCACCACCCTCGCCTTCGCCGGCTTCGTGGCCTTCTGCGTGGCGCTCTACAACTGGAAGTCGGGCGGCGCGCTGGGCAACCTGTTCTACCAGCGGCACTGGTGGCCGGTGACCATCGCCGACGCGGTGGGCGATCCCAACTCGCTCATTGGCGTCATTCGTATTTCGGCGTCCGGTCCGTCGTTCTGGTACACGCTGGCGTACTCGCTGATCGTGGTGATCTTCGGCTTCAAACGTATCCGGCGGCGGCGCACGCCCTACGTCACCGTACAGACCAGCGTGCTCATGGCCATCCAGGTGCTGCCGCTGTTCATTCTTCCCGAAATTCTGCTGCCGTGGCTGGGCAAGAACGGCCTGCTGCCGGGCGGGTTGCTCGACGCGCTCTTCCCCGCCGCCAACTACGGCAACGGTCGTGAGTACTGGCGCGCGTACGGGCTCATCCTGGCCTGGCCGCTCAACGTGTACAACGTATTCACCGCCCAGCCGCTGGGCTGGTGGCTCGGGATTTCCTTCGTGCAGACCTTCGTGCTCATCCCCGCCGCCATCTGGTTCTGGGGCAAAGGCGCGTACTGCGGTTGGGTGTGTTCGTGCGGCGCGCTGGCGGAAACGCTGGGCGACACGCAGCGCGAGAAGATGGTGCACGGCGCAAGATGGAACCGCGCCAACATGTTCGGCCAGGCGGTGCTGGCGGCGGCGTTCGTGCTGCTGGCGGTGCGCGTCTACGGCTGGATGGCGCCCGGCTCGTGGGCGGACCAGTCGTTTCACGTGGCGCTGGATCGTTACAAGTGGATCGTGGACGTGTTTCTGGCCGGTGTTGTCGGCTACGGTTTCTACTTCTGGTTCAGCGGGCGGGTGTGGTGCCGCTTCATGTGCCCGCTGGCGGCGCTGATGCACGTCTACGCCCGCTTCAGCCGCTTCCGCATTTCCGCCGACAAGAAGAAGTGCATCTCCTGCAACGTGTGCACGTCGGTGTGCCACCAGGGCATCGACGTCATGAACTTCGCCAACAAGGGGCTGCCCATGCAGGACCCGGAATGCGTGCGCTGTTCCGCGTGCGTGCAGAGCTGCCCCACCGGCGTTCTCACCTTCACGCGCCTGGCCCGCGACGGCCGCGAAATACCCGACCGGCTCGCCGCCAGCCCGGTGCGGATGCGCGAGGGTTAG